One genomic region from Flagellimonas oceani encodes:
- a CDS encoding RteC domain-containing protein, protein MKLDVLSENLTTQLDEIASENNSILERAYLSVEVCRNLLSNLKKQVLQEGFDTMATEIRFFKHTKQVPLIELIYFSEIHSFELQFPKADRHSQLKIIKKKVNKINRFFLYNIDFGRYIDAGHTHFDKEYFTRDYLDSYHITTSKFYFQDPEFCTPRDMLLGKYRAYQKLLKYLDERRFQLKKSLNGKRHPIKRLHWPFSNTDYVELIYALHAKGLGSKNSLSIVKISDYLSQIFDVEPKDIYKTYQDIKNRKKSRTLFLDELTTSLISEMDKSEK, encoded by the coding sequence ATGAAACTCGACGTACTATCGGAAAACTTAACAACACAACTAGATGAAATAGCTTCTGAGAATAATTCAATATTGGAAAGGGCATATCTTTCCGTCGAGGTGTGCCGTAATCTTTTAAGCAATCTTAAAAAACAGGTTCTACAAGAGGGCTTTGATACGATGGCAACGGAAATCCGATTCTTCAAACATACGAAACAGGTACCGCTTATTGAGCTTATCTATTTTTCCGAGATTCATTCCTTTGAACTTCAATTCCCCAAGGCAGACAGGCATAGTCAGCTTAAGATCATCAAAAAGAAAGTGAACAAAATCAATCGATTTTTTCTGTATAATATCGATTTTGGCCGCTATATCGACGCTGGCCACACTCATTTTGATAAGGAATATTTTACAAGGGACTATCTGGATAGTTATCATATCACCACTTCAAAATTTTACTTTCAAGACCCTGAATTTTGTACTCCCCGGGATATGCTATTAGGTAAGTATAGGGCTTATCAAAAACTGTTGAAGTATTTAGATGAAAGACGTTTTCAACTAAAGAAATCACTCAATGGGAAAAGACACCCCATAAAACGATTGCACTGGCCTTTTAGCAATACAGATTATGTGGAATTAATTTATGCGCTTCACGCTAAAGGTCTCGGTTCTAAAAACAGTCTGAGTATTGTTAAAATTTCAGATTATTTAAGCCAGATTTTCGATGTTGAGCCAAAAGACATCTACAAAACCTATCAGGACATCAAAAACAGAAAAAAAAGCCGAACCCTGTTTCTTGATGAGTTGACCACTTCCCTTATTTCTGAAATGGATAAAAGCGAGAAATAA
- a CDS encoding TraG family conjugative transposon ATPase, with the protein MNKMNLSAYQPIADIQDNIVFANNGNVVLCFKGNLPEIYSLSEKDFEDIHGAWFQALKSLPVGTVVHKQDIYLKKSYSSEHLPNESFLEKATHNHFKGRNYIEHQCYLFFILTKNKAFNNPKYVNPFRKVSKGIVQQMDYNIKVFVNAVSDSVSFINNSRKMRFVSLQAKEIQQLTTNYFNGFSEGFDTDILLEKKNVTIGDNHFDALAVNSELCFGESVQSSKTNEKFTSDDFVFHQGFIDGLGLTLNENHIVNQIVYLDDKQKWRKLLDKKIEELNKSSNFGSQNKVVLGKIRHILDQINADDNARIIRGHLNVVYWAKDKKSLDSITSKIKTEFKELDITPYYPRGEERKNYILNSYCCFSSNFSNNDLYVTDLKHALCLFINNTNYKSDETGIIFNDREHNIPVLKDVWDERKKRIKARNFAIFAPTGEGKSFLANNILRQYFESGVRLVIIDLGGSYTKFAKLYPEKYTVLRYESGKNLGINPFFISDKNDLTPERLEDLSVFLFELFASDLKVTKAQSVSIKKILRHYYDSTSENHSLESFYNFIERHQDSILSDLKIHPDYFNVTSFLHVISEYVGDGLYSFLFEVSEDQTYKIEDQRLIVFELDEVKDNKEILSVMLKLIKSAIQRTIWRNRAEKGIILFDEFAKQLKFDNVLESVEFYYQAIRKQNGAIGIILQSINQLPNNSTSASILENTQVIYSLNNEKGYDELVKRLNLSSHDLNQLKSIKNNLSGPRKYTEMFIKIGKESNIFRLEVPKEVYAAYLTDGLENEEIMKLYNEHQDMEKAIIQFTSKT; encoded by the coding sequence ATGAATAAGATGAATCTTTCGGCATATCAACCCATTGCAGATATTCAGGATAATATCGTCTTTGCCAACAATGGCAATGTTGTGCTATGCTTCAAAGGGAACTTACCTGAAATCTATTCGCTTTCTGAAAAGGACTTTGAGGATATACACGGTGCCTGGTTTCAGGCTTTGAAGTCTTTACCTGTTGGAACGGTCGTTCACAAGCAAGACATTTATTTAAAGAAATCCTATTCTTCAGAACATTTGCCCAACGAATCCTTTCTCGAAAAGGCAACTCACAATCACTTTAAAGGTCGCAATTACATCGAACATCAATGCTATCTGTTCTTTATCCTGACCAAAAACAAGGCATTCAACAATCCAAAATATGTCAACCCATTCCGTAAGGTTTCAAAAGGAATCGTACAGCAAATGGATTACAATATTAAAGTTTTTGTGAATGCGGTAAGCGATTCCGTGTCGTTCATCAACAATAGCCGAAAGATGCGTTTTGTTTCGCTTCAAGCGAAAGAGATACAGCAACTCACCACCAACTATTTCAACGGATTTAGTGAAGGATTCGATACCGACATACTATTGGAAAAAAAGAACGTCACCATTGGCGACAACCATTTTGATGCCCTGGCCGTCAACAGCGAACTGTGCTTTGGCGAAAGTGTGCAAAGTAGCAAGACCAATGAGAAATTCACTTCAGACGATTTTGTGTTTCATCAAGGGTTTATTGATGGCTTAGGGCTTACGCTTAACGAGAACCATATCGTCAACCAAATCGTGTATCTGGATGATAAACAGAAATGGCGAAAACTACTCGATAAGAAAATCGAAGAGCTAAACAAAAGTTCAAACTTCGGTTCACAGAACAAGGTGGTGCTTGGGAAAATCCGGCATATCCTTGACCAAATCAATGCTGATGACAATGCACGAATCATTCGTGGTCATCTCAACGTAGTGTATTGGGCAAAAGACAAAAAGAGCCTCGATTCAATCACTTCAAAAATCAAGACCGAGTTTAAGGAACTCGATATCACCCCTTACTATCCAAGAGGTGAAGAACGCAAAAATTATATTCTGAACAGTTACTGCTGTTTTTCATCCAACTTCTCAAACAATGATTTGTACGTAACGGATTTAAAGCACGCACTTTGCCTTTTCATCAACAATACCAACTACAAATCTGACGAAACCGGAATCATCTTTAATGACCGAGAGCATAACATTCCTGTTTTAAAGGATGTTTGGGACGAACGAAAGAAACGCATCAAAGCTCGGAACTTTGCCATTTTTGCGCCAACTGGCGAAGGCAAATCATTTTTGGCCAATAACATACTACGCCAATATTTTGAAAGTGGTGTCCGTCTGGTCATTATCGATTTGGGTGGTTCGTACACCAAATTCGCCAAGCTCTATCCTGAAAAGTATACCGTACTCAGATATGAGAGCGGAAAGAATTTGGGTATCAACCCTTTCTTCATAAGCGATAAAAATGACCTCACACCAGAACGGCTTGAAGATTTATCTGTTTTCTTGTTTGAACTCTTTGCTTCAGACTTAAAAGTGACCAAAGCGCAGTCCGTTTCCATTAAAAAGATATTGCGCCATTATTACGATAGCACTTCAGAAAATCATTCGCTGGAAAGCTTCTACAACTTTATAGAAAGGCATCAGGATAGTATTCTGAGCGACCTAAAAATCCATCCCGACTACTTCAACGTGACGAGCTTTCTGCACGTAATATCTGAGTATGTCGGTGATGGTCTATACAGTTTTCTATTTGAAGTCAGCGAAGACCAAACCTATAAAATCGAGGACCAACGATTGATTGTTTTTGAGCTGGACGAAGTAAAGGACAATAAGGAAATACTTTCCGTGATGCTCAAGCTCATCAAATCAGCCATCCAAAGAACCATCTGGCGCAATCGCGCCGAAAAAGGCATCATCTTGTTTGATGAGTTTGCTAAACAGCTGAAGTTTGACAATGTACTGGAAAGTGTGGAATTCTACTATCAAGCTATCCGAAAACAGAATGGTGCTATTGGTATCATTTTACAGTCCATTAATCAGTTACCTAACAATTCCACATCGGCCAGTATTCTGGAAAATACACAGGTCATTTACAGCTTAAACAATGAAAAAGGCTATGACGAACTGGTCAAAAGACTCAACCTTTCCAGCCACGACCTGAACCAACTCAAATCCATAAAGAACAACCTTTCCGGACCACGCAAGTACACCGAAATGTTTATCAAAATCGGGAAGGAAAGTAACATCTTCCGGTTGGAAGTTCCGAAAGAAGTTTACGCCGCCTATTTAACTGATGGATTAGAAAATGAGGAAATAATGAAGCTCTACAACGAGCATCAGGATATGGAAAAAGCAATAATTCAATTCACATCTAAAACATAA
- a CDS encoding GNAT family N-acetyltransferase has translation MPRPEIFNDKDLVIDILSSSFKENKSVNLVVGGDNEKIPALMSYSYEMAELTGKIFISENRKAVGLILFPRKKKFSFKSFYEDLKLAINVIGLRRVPTILKRESLIKKHHPNEPFMHLWYIGVNPVDSGKGYGGMLLKEIIEFADKKGQDIHLETSTKRNINFYENHGFENFANIDTGLPYRLMLFRRRAKSTI, from the coding sequence ATGCCAAGACCAGAAATTTTTAACGATAAGGATTTAGTCATTGATATACTTTCCAGTTCCTTCAAAGAGAACAAATCCGTGAACCTGGTAGTTGGGGGTGATAATGAAAAAATCCCCGCACTAATGAGCTACAGCTACGAAATGGCCGAACTTACCGGTAAAATTTTTATTTCTGAAAATAGAAAGGCTGTTGGGCTAATACTTTTTCCACGAAAGAAAAAATTCAGTTTCAAGTCCTTTTATGAAGACTTAAAGTTGGCCATAAATGTTATTGGTCTAAGAAGGGTGCCGACTATTCTTAAACGAGAATCCTTAATCAAAAAGCATCATCCAAATGAGCCATTTATGCACTTGTGGTATATCGGAGTAAATCCTGTTGACTCCGGAAAAGGTTATGGGGGTATGCTCCTTAAAGAAATAATTGAATTTGCCGATAAGAAAGGGCAGGATATCCATCTGGAAACTTCGACCAAAAGGAATATAAACTTTTACGAAAATCACGGCTTCGAAAACTTTGCCAATATTGATACAGGTTTACCCTATCGACTGATGCTTTTCAGAAGAAGGGCTAAATCCACAATCTGA
- a CDS encoding efflux RND transporter periplasmic adaptor subunit gives MRKYIIPILYAAIVSACSSSVENNKMESKNESSKKVETIKLSFDNSRHTLMLPAELLAFEKAGLNAKVQGYVTEVRVDIGDKVMKGAVLIRIEAPEIQAAYSEAQSDVESARADYMSSEDTYTRLLKASEIQGTVSESELIKAKNKAMSDSTRLKALDFTARAKRQLLNYLTIRAPFTGVVTQRNTDPGNLVGDIDNQPLLIIENNQKLRLKLPVPEALTGSSIAEDSTSFSVEPFPGKVFKADYYRRAKSIDPDTRTEMWEFLVDNQKGNLNAGLFAEAQLSIKRPDGSLWVPHSAVLTTLRRKAVGKVADGKLKWVEVSTGMKDEDMVEIFGALDEGDQILLQPNEEMSEGLPVN, from the coding sequence ATGAGAAAATATATAATACCGATTTTATATGCAGCCATCGTTTCAGCCTGTTCAAGTAGTGTTGAAAACAATAAGATGGAAAGCAAAAACGAGTCGTCAAAAAAAGTAGAAACCATAAAGTTAAGCTTTGATAACTCCAGACATACCCTGATGCTTCCTGCGGAATTATTGGCTTTTGAAAAAGCTGGTCTGAATGCCAAAGTACAGGGGTATGTTACCGAAGTGCGGGTAGACATTGGAGATAAAGTAATGAAAGGAGCAGTCCTGATCAGGATAGAAGCACCAGAAATTCAGGCAGCCTATTCAGAAGCGCAGAGCGATGTAGAGTCAGCCAGAGCGGACTATATGAGTAGTGAGGATACGTATACCCGATTGCTAAAAGCTTCCGAAATACAAGGTACGGTCTCAGAATCCGAACTGATTAAAGCAAAAAACAAAGCCATGTCGGACAGCACTCGGCTAAAAGCATTGGATTTTACCGCCAGAGCTAAACGGCAACTCCTTAATTATCTCACAATTAGGGCGCCATTTACTGGGGTTGTAACGCAAAGAAATACAGATCCCGGAAATCTTGTGGGAGATATAGATAACCAACCTTTACTGATAATCGAAAACAACCAAAAATTGCGTTTGAAGCTACCAGTTCCTGAGGCCTTGACCGGAAGTTCCATAGCAGAGGATTCTACTTCATTTAGTGTAGAACCATTTCCCGGAAAAGTATTTAAGGCAGATTATTACAGGCGAGCCAAAAGTATAGATCCGGACACCCGTACAGAGATGTGGGAATTTCTTGTGGATAATCAAAAGGGTAATTTGAATGCTGGACTTTTTGCGGAAGCTCAATTAAGCATCAAACGTCCGGATGGAAGTCTGTGGGTACCTCATAGTGCGGTCTTGACCACCCTCCGAAGAAAAGCTGTGGGAAAAGTAGCGGATGGCAAACTAAAATGGGTAGAAGTCAGCACAGGCATGAAAGATGAAGATATGGTTGAGATTTTTGGCGCACTTGATGAAGGGGATCAAATCCTTCTGCAGCCCAATGAGGAGATGTCCGAAGGTCTGCCTGTAAACTAG
- a CDS encoding ATPase produces MDNPSKIIEGGVEYSLGKFDGKSVLYDFPKILIYLNAKGKLLFGKKFRIYDEDKGILLKLCSYFIKDKDNCEKFEIDIEKGILLSGPVGCGKTSLMKLLRHIVPLQRPYEMIPCRNVTFSFNHLGFKTVEEYGNTKFYCFDDLGVEPAGRFYGKGLNVMGEVLLSRYELYLDTKRKIKTHATTNLNAEELEERYGNRVRSRMRELFNLIAFDTKAVDKRK; encoded by the coding sequence ATGGACAACCCCTCTAAAATCATCGAAGGCGGCGTGGAATATTCGCTGGGCAAATTCGATGGAAAAAGCGTACTATACGACTTCCCAAAAATCTTGATTTATTTGAATGCCAAGGGCAAGCTGCTCTTCGGTAAAAAGTTCAGGATTTATGATGAGGACAAGGGCATTCTGTTGAAGCTTTGTTCATATTTTATCAAAGACAAGGACAACTGTGAGAAATTTGAAATAGACATTGAAAAGGGCATCTTGCTTTCTGGACCCGTAGGTTGCGGCAAGACGAGCTTGATGAAACTCTTGCGTCATATCGTTCCCTTACAACGCCCTTATGAAATGATTCCCTGCCGTAATGTAACCTTCAGCTTTAACCATTTGGGCTTTAAAACGGTTGAGGAATATGGTAATACCAAATTCTATTGTTTTGATGATTTAGGTGTAGAACCCGCTGGCCGCTTTTACGGAAAAGGCCTAAATGTAATGGGCGAAGTATTACTCTCTCGATACGAACTATACCTTGATACCAAACGCAAAATAAAGACCCACGCCACCACCAACCTTAATGCCGAAGAACTCGAAGAACGCTATGGCAACCGTGTCCGTAGCCGGATGCGGGAACTATTTAATTTGATTGCTTTTGATACAAAAGCTGTGGACAAAAGGAAGTAG
- a CDS encoding helix-turn-helix domain-containing protein, translated as MPTSIITTDDLREFKMELLDDIKSLLAKQASGKIKKYLKSSEVMDLLQVSPGTLQNLRINGTLPYTKVGGIIYYDAEEIQKVMDANRVHHGLNS; from the coding sequence ATGCCGACAAGTATCATCACCACAGACGACCTTCGGGAATTCAAAATGGAATTGCTCGATGACATCAAAAGTCTTTTAGCCAAACAGGCTTCTGGAAAAATCAAGAAGTATCTAAAATCTTCCGAAGTAATGGATTTGCTTCAAGTGAGTCCGGGAACACTTCAAAACCTTCGCATCAATGGCACCTTGCCATACACTAAGGTAGGCGGAATCATCTATTATGATGCCGAAGAAATTCAAAAGGTAATGGATGCCAACCGCGTGCACCACGGACTAAATTCCTGA
- a CDS encoding DUF5916 domain-containing protein encodes MKGLFFVIGLLMIVECSMAQVSLPNTIYAKYTDDAIQLDGRLDEPVWENAVRISNFTQRELNVGEPATEKTEVAIVYTANTLYIGFWGFDREPDNLVAREMKRDFNWGVEDNFEVIIDTYDDDRNGFLFVINPNGARADAQILNNGRSFNKFWNGVWDTRTAITNEGWFAEIAIPFSTLKFKTNLDQQVWGINFERNIRRKREQLLWQGWSRDSELELVNRAGTLTDLDNIKSKTFIEIKPYSIGGAELTPEKSEEQLNAGGDINYLITPTLRMNLTINTDFAQVEADRQQINLTRFPLFFPERREFFLEGQDYFDMGMGNRIIPFYSRRIGLAEDRSTVPIIAGARVLGKMGNTTLGALSMQTVSRDSIPSTNYTVVSWRQDVLKQSSIGILSANKYENGRWHSTTGGYGLYSMSELFGDKNLNIGASFTQNINSDDFDARANAHRIYLSYPNDKVEFDMAWQRSATPFNPEVGFLRRENFQEFYTELEWKPRPKNHFKWIRQFSFKGLDMNYFIFDDTGELQSFFYEIRPLGFETRSGESFEFNLQRRAEGLREPFEITEGIVIPEGEYWYNRMEIQAATFSGRNFALDTYFNWGNFFKGKSTQSAFELSWRTSRYLKIAANYEKNWIDLPEGSFDTDLIGNRIEYAVNPNLFGSLFSQWNSEDEEVLLNFRLQWIPIIGADFFFIVNQAYDTSGNSWTLERTTILGKLIWRFVI; translated from the coding sequence ATGAAAGGACTATTCTTTGTCATAGGTTTACTGATGATTGTAGAATGCAGCATGGCCCAGGTAAGTTTACCAAACACGATTTATGCAAAGTATACAGATGATGCAATTCAGCTTGATGGAAGATTAGATGAACCTGTTTGGGAAAATGCTGTTCGCATAAGCAATTTTACCCAACGCGAACTGAATGTTGGGGAGCCGGCAACAGAAAAAACGGAAGTGGCCATTGTCTATACGGCCAATACCCTATACATCGGATTTTGGGGTTTCGATAGGGAGCCGGATAATCTTGTAGCCCGCGAAATGAAACGGGATTTCAACTGGGGTGTAGAAGACAACTTTGAGGTCATCATAGACACTTACGATGACGACAGAAACGGATTTCTGTTTGTAATCAATCCTAATGGTGCCCGTGCCGATGCGCAGATTTTAAACAACGGTAGGTCTTTTAACAAATTTTGGAATGGTGTATGGGATACCAGAACAGCGATAACGAACGAAGGTTGGTTCGCGGAAATAGCCATTCCTTTTTCTACCCTGAAGTTTAAAACGAATTTAGATCAGCAGGTCTGGGGTATCAATTTTGAGCGCAATATTCGCAGAAAAAGGGAACAATTACTATGGCAGGGCTGGTCTCGTGATTCCGAACTAGAGCTGGTGAACAGGGCTGGTACTTTGACCGATCTCGACAATATCAAAAGTAAAACTTTTATTGAAATCAAGCCTTATTCAATCGGGGGTGCGGAATTAACACCAGAAAAGTCTGAGGAACAACTGAATGCCGGTGGCGACATCAATTACCTTATCACACCTACCCTCCGTATGAATCTGACCATTAATACAGATTTTGCACAGGTTGAAGCCGACAGACAGCAGATCAACCTTACCCGATTTCCACTGTTTTTCCCTGAACGAAGGGAATTTTTCCTTGAGGGACAAGACTATTTTGATATGGGTATGGGAAACCGCATAATCCCTTTTTATAGCAGGCGGATCGGATTAGCCGAAGATCGCTCTACGGTTCCAATAATCGCAGGGGCAAGGGTATTGGGTAAAATGGGAAATACTACGTTGGGTGCTTTGTCCATGCAGACAGTCAGTAGGGACAGCATACCCTCTACCAATTATACAGTTGTAAGCTGGAGGCAGGATGTCTTGAAACAATCTTCCATAGGCATTTTATCTGCCAATAAATACGAAAATGGACGATGGCATAGCACAACCGGAGGATATGGGCTTTACAGTATGTCCGAATTATTTGGTGACAAAAACCTGAATATTGGTGCATCATTCACACAAAACATTAACTCTGATGATTTTGATGCCAGGGCCAATGCTCACCGTATTTACCTGAGCTATCCCAACGATAAAGTTGAGTTTGATATGGCTTGGCAAAGAAGTGCCACCCCCTTCAATCCGGAAGTGGGTTTTCTGCGCAGGGAAAATTTCCAGGAGTTTTATACTGAACTTGAATGGAAACCCCGACCTAAAAACCATTTCAAATGGATACGACAGTTCAGTTTTAAAGGGTTGGACATGAATTACTTCATTTTTGACGACACAGGTGAACTGCAATCATTTTTCTACGAAATCAGACCATTAGGCTTTGAAACACGTAGTGGGGAATCCTTTGAGTTTAACCTCCAAAGGAGAGCGGAAGGTCTGCGAGAACCATTTGAGATTACGGAAGGAATTGTCATTCCTGAAGGAGAGTATTGGTACAACCGTATGGAAATACAAGCCGCTACTTTCAGCGGTCGAAACTTTGCACTCGATACGTATTTTAACTGGGGAAACTTTTTTAAAGGAAAGAGTACCCAAAGTGCTTTTGAGCTATCATGGAGAACAAGCCGTTATCTAAAGATCGCTGCTAACTACGAAAAAAACTGGATTGACTTGCCGGAAGGAAGCTTTGATACAGACCTGATCGGTAACCGTATAGAGTATGCCGTAAACCCGAATCTATTCGGCTCCCTGTTTTCCCAGTGGAACAGTGAAGATGAAGAAGTACTTCTGAATTTCCGTTTGCAATGGATTCCAATTATCGGAGCTGATTTCTTTTTCATCGTCAACCAAGCTTACGACACTTCGGGAAATAGCTGGACACTTGAAAGAACAACTATTTTGGGCAAACTGATATGGAGATTTGTGATTTAA
- a CDS encoding conjugal transfer protein yields the protein MTTALLLPSGATAQGMPVYDNTNFISLVKQLLESGKQTAEMIKSVKFLKDAKEAIEKVSSVVQQLRAVEEIAQNNQRLINVMQNDLQDILNSPYIKPEEIDKVMGSFETIVQNSLDTVDFIDEVLSSDYLKMSDAERAEILKAKELESKQMVSNITTKTKRYRDIISFRKMQDKVNNRETEY from the coding sequence ATGACAACAGCTCTTTTACTGCCAAGCGGTGCAACCGCTCAGGGTATGCCTGTTTATGACAACACCAACTTCATCAGCTTGGTAAAACAGCTATTGGAATCGGGTAAACAGACCGCGGAAATGATTAAGTCCGTAAAATTCTTGAAGGATGCCAAAGAGGCGATAGAGAAAGTATCGAGCGTTGTCCAACAGCTTAGGGCAGTTGAGGAAATCGCACAGAACAATCAGCGCCTTATCAATGTAATGCAGAATGACCTTCAGGACATTCTTAATTCGCCCTACATCAAACCCGAGGAAATTGACAAGGTTATGGGCTCTTTCGAAACCATTGTACAAAATTCATTAGACACGGTGGATTTTATAGACGAAGTCTTATCCAGCGATTATCTTAAAATGAGTGATGCCGAACGCGCCGAAATCCTGAAAGCCAAGGAACTGGAATCAAAACAGATGGTTTCAAACATCACTACAAAAACGAAACGCTACCGTGATATTATTTCTTTTAGAAAGATGCAGGATAAAGTTAATAACCGCGAAACAGAGTATTAA
- a CDS encoding PepSY-like domain-containing protein, with amino-acid sequence MRFKNVCFVIACLLFVAVTVSCENKNHNFKEISEEEIEYADLPASVQTAFESSEYKDWEIEEVEKVETDMGTLYELEVESPDDKHLEIYFDKQGKIIASEN; translated from the coding sequence ATGCGATTTAAAAATGTATGCTTTGTAATAGCTTGTTTGTTATTCGTGGCTGTAACAGTAAGCTGCGAAAACAAGAACCACAATTTTAAAGAAATCAGCGAAGAGGAAATTGAATATGCTGACTTACCGGCGTCTGTACAGACTGCCTTTGAGAGCTCAGAATACAAGGACTGGGAAATAGAAGAAGTAGAAAAAGTGGAAACCGACATGGGAACTTTATATGAATTAGAAGTGGAAAGTCCTGACGATAAACATCTGGAAATCTACTTCGACAAACAAGGAAAGATTATAGCCTCTGAAAACTAG
- a CDS encoding N-acetylmuramoyl-L-alanine amidase family protein: MKKWLKNVSFMILLLKSCILLGQEFDAKKIIVIDPGHGGNDLGAIGVNQTEEKTITLQISRLISELAEKNHDQTVEIYQTRYSDTLISLRDRARMAIALNADLYLSLHCNHSDNPNARGVEVYVSSQRSKFLDESTWLAFQLQADLNEKLGFESRGVKFANFQVLRETTDFMPSVLLELGFLSNKDESHYISGYENLKHIALAILSLLKIP; the protein is encoded by the coding sequence ATGAAAAAGTGGCTCAAAAACGTCAGTTTTATGATTTTGCTTCTCAAAAGTTGCATCCTTCTGGGTCAGGAATTTGATGCAAAAAAAATTATCGTAATTGACCCTGGTCACGGCGGAAATGATTTGGGTGCAATTGGGGTAAATCAGACAGAAGAAAAGACAATAACCTTGCAAATTTCAAGGTTGATTTCAGAACTGGCCGAGAAAAACCACGACCAGACTGTGGAAATTTATCAAACACGTTATAGTGATACCTTAATTTCATTAAGGGATCGGGCAAGAATGGCGATAGCTTTGAATGCAGATTTATACTTGTCTTTGCATTGCAATCATTCCGATAATCCAAATGCAAGAGGTGTTGAAGTATATGTGTCCAGTCAAAGGTCGAAGTTTTTGGATGAATCGACTTGGCTTGCCTTTCAATTACAAGCTGACTTGAATGAGAAACTGGGTTTTGAAAGTAGAGGCGTAAAGTTTGCCAATTTTCAAGTGCTTCGGGAAACTACGGACTTTATGCCATCCGTTCTATTGGAATTGGGTTTTTTGAGCAATAAAGATGAGAGTCATTATATTTCTGGATATGAAAACCTTAAGCACATTGCGCTCGCTATTTTATCACTATTAAAAATACCTTGA
- a CDS encoding helix-turn-helix domain-containing protein, which translates to MTVFGSEMHIVTFFIIAVQLILLTNFVIISLKKRDSKSTNRFIWFTISLISYNFFSGIFPDTNIPIPLSIQYIVAYGVGLYTALYYVYYVYSEFDIGHLKFFTLRHLMIILISAFIFFFVLPLIIWQDIGIAKYSFIFIPVAVAIAFLVKISTPLIELYKEKGGATNRFYRDRIATGYLTLLSIVLMPIIVALGDFQVVEQLTVNGGYFVLAVALIRINIYQDLKKEQFLHRLGYTDDAREAKNIAILKYFSKLDLSKREIEVANLILEGKSYKQIGSYLFIAEGTVSKHASNIFKKAEVQNRREFERRFKGKRK; encoded by the coding sequence ATGACGGTATTTGGCTCTGAAATGCATATCGTCACGTTCTTCATCATAGCGGTTCAATTAATACTGCTTACGAATTTTGTGATTATTTCATTAAAGAAACGAGACAGTAAGTCAACCAACCGCTTCATCTGGTTCACAATCTCGTTGATATCGTATAATTTTTTTTCGGGAATTTTCCCAGACACGAATATTCCTATACCGCTTAGCATTCAATATATCGTGGCTTACGGCGTAGGTCTCTACACAGCCTTGTACTATGTATATTATGTGTATTCTGAATTTGACATTGGTCATTTAAAATTCTTTACCCTACGCCATTTAATGATAATTCTCATTTCCGCATTTATTTTCTTTTTTGTCCTTCCACTAATCATCTGGCAAGATATTGGTATCGCTAAATATTCATTTATTTTCATTCCTGTTGCAGTCGCCATTGCATTTCTCGTTAAAATCAGCACACCGTTAATTGAGCTCTATAAGGAAAAAGGGGGTGCTACAAATAGGTTTTATAGGGATAGGATTGCCACTGGTTATCTTACTTTGTTATCCATAGTGCTTATGCCTATTATAGTTGCTCTCGGGGATTTTCAGGTAGTGGAACAATTGACTGTAAATGGTGGCTACTTTGTTCTTGCCGTGGCACTCATCCGTATTAACATATATCAAGATTTAAAAAAAGAACAATTCTTGCACAGGTTAGGATATACCGATGATGCTAGAGAAGCAAAAAATATTGCTATCTTAAAATATTTTTCAAAACTCGATTTATCCAAACGGGAAATTGAGGTAGCCAACCTCATACTCGAAGGCAAATCGTATAAACAAATAGGAAGCTATCTGTTTATTGCTGAAGGTACAGTTTCTAAACACGCTTCAAACATCTTTAAGAAGGCGGAAGTACAAAACAGACGCGAATTTGAAAGACGGTTTAAAGGAAAAAGAAAATAG